In Immundisolibacter sp., one genomic interval encodes:
- a CDS encoding MFS transporter, which translates to MQAVAEPKDQRSMSGQQWWVLALCTLVILLDGLDLQAAAFTGPSIAAQWQLERSSMGPIYAMGLAGGAVGALLMGPLGDRYGRRPALLLSMLAFGTATFLTAWVRNFDQLLVMRLLTGIGLGGAVPNAAALISEYAPPRLRNLCVAITLTGIPLGGIVGGLLASWLLPRYGWPAVYIAGGLAPLATLPLLWRRLPESVEFLALRAAPKPAADAAPVARPRFPVRELFQPGYVGDTLLLWTTFFTSLIALNFLMSWTPSLVLEAGFQLRHTAWAAVALNLGGVGGPLLVAALAARHGTRVLLPVVLLLAGICVAVTGRVSDSLPLLLLTFCSGLFAFGAQIGLVALATHVYPTHARATGVGWTIGIGRIGAVFGPLLGGLLLQAKLSLPNYFLTISSVLVIAALSTFLIRRHQPAA; encoded by the coding sequence AAGGATCAGCGGTCCATGTCCGGCCAGCAATGGTGGGTACTGGCGCTGTGCACGCTGGTGATCCTGCTGGATGGCCTGGACTTGCAGGCGGCGGCCTTCACCGGGCCATCCATTGCCGCACAGTGGCAGCTTGAGCGCTCCAGCATGGGGCCGATCTACGCCATGGGACTGGCCGGCGGAGCTGTTGGAGCGCTGCTGATGGGTCCGCTGGGCGATCGCTACGGCCGCCGGCCGGCCCTACTGCTGTCGATGCTGGCGTTTGGCACCGCGACATTCCTGACCGCATGGGTACGCAACTTCGATCAACTGCTGGTTATGCGCCTGCTGACTGGCATTGGGCTTGGCGGCGCCGTGCCCAATGCCGCAGCGCTGATCAGCGAATACGCGCCCCCGCGCCTGCGCAACCTGTGCGTCGCGATAACACTGACCGGTATCCCACTGGGCGGCATCGTGGGTGGTTTGCTGGCAAGTTGGCTACTGCCCCGCTACGGCTGGCCCGCAGTCTATATCGCCGGCGGGCTGGCGCCGCTGGCGACCTTGCCCTTGCTGTGGCGCCGCCTGCCTGAATCGGTGGAGTTCCTCGCACTGCGTGCCGCGCCCAAGCCAGCCGCAGACGCCGCGCCGGTTGCCAGGCCGCGCTTTCCGGTGCGCGAGCTGTTCCAGCCCGGCTACGTCGGGGACACACTCCTGCTGTGGACGACGTTTTTCACCAGCCTGATCGCGCTCAATTTCCTGATGAGCTGGACGCCCAGCCTGGTACTGGAGGCCGGCTTTCAGCTGCGGCATACCGCCTGGGCGGCGGTGGCGCTGAACCTGGGCGGCGTAGGTGGCCCGCTGCTGGTCGCCGCGCTCGCGGCGCGCCACGGCACACGGGTGTTGCTACCGGTTGTGCTGCTGCTGGCCGGTATTTGTGTGGCGGTCACCGGGCGGGTGAGCGACTCGCTACCGCTGCTGCTGCTCACGTTCTGCAGCGGATTGTTTGCGTTTGGCGCCCAGATTGGCCTGGTCGCCCTCGCGACGCATGTGTATCCAACCCACGCCCGGGCCACGGGCGTGGGTTGGACCATCGGGATTGGCCGCATCGGTGCCGTATTCGGCCCGCTGCTCGGGGGATTGCTGCTGCAAGCCAAGCTTAGCCTGCCAAACTATTTTCTGACCATCAGCTCGGTGCTGGTGATCGCCGCCCTGTCGACCTTCCTCATCCGCCGGCACCAGCCGGCGGCCTGA
- a CDS encoding dihydrodipicolinate synthase family protein has product MLTKDDIRGVSAMIPTPCKEGQGGWQYEDSVDLDETARMVEQLITAGIGSIAANGTTGECAALTLEEKLAFTRTIVEVARGRVPVFAGITTLGTKETVRQMRKFRELGVEGGFVGLPLWQTPTITNSVKFYADLAEAVPEMALMVYANPLFFKSTFPVEFWAGVGKHCPTVVTCKYVGNLMDPKNMLVDLPASMDAAPNVQFLPIDFAAPMAYDLVGDRVKAMWSTSCAMGPEPVVALQRAIDAGDKARMGEIMHDLHGLPNAIPDFKEFSKYNVQVEKIRCNAAGYIKAGPCRAPYEDLPDDWRALTVASGKAWAELCARKYR; this is encoded by the coding sequence ATGCTGACCAAAGACGATATCCGTGGCGTATCCGCCATGATCCCGACGCCATGCAAGGAAGGGCAGGGTGGCTGGCAGTACGAGGATTCGGTCGATCTGGACGAAACCGCGCGCATGGTCGAGCAGCTGATCACCGCCGGTATCGGCTCGATCGCCGCCAACGGCACCACCGGCGAATGTGCCGCGCTGACGCTGGAGGAAAAGCTCGCCTTCACCCGCACCATCGTCGAGGTGGCGCGCGGCCGGGTGCCGGTGTTCGCCGGCATCACCACGCTGGGCACCAAGGAAACCGTGCGCCAGATGCGCAAGTTTCGGGAGCTGGGTGTGGAGGGCGGTTTCGTCGGCCTGCCGCTGTGGCAGACCCCGACCATCACCAATTCGGTCAAGTTCTACGCGGATCTGGCCGAGGCGGTGCCGGAAATGGCGCTGATGGTGTACGCCAACCCGCTGTTTTTCAAATCCACCTTCCCGGTCGAGTTCTGGGCCGGCGTCGGCAAGCATTGTCCGACCGTGGTCACCTGCAAGTACGTCGGCAACCTGATGGACCCGAAGAACATGCTGGTCGACCTGCCGGCCAGCATGGACGCGGCGCCGAACGTGCAGTTCCTGCCGATCGACTTTGCCGCGCCAATGGCCTACGACCTGGTCGGCGATCGCGTGAAGGCAATGTGGTCGACCAGTTGCGCCATGGGGCCGGAGCCGGTGGTGGCCCTGCAGCGGGCCATCGACGCCGGTGACAAGGCGCGCATGGGCGAAATCATGCACGACCTGCATGGCCTGCCCAACGCCATTCCGGATTTCAAGGAATTCTCCAAGTACAACGTGCAAGTGGAGAAAATCCGCTGCAACGCCGCCGGTTACATCAAGGCCGGCCCGTGTCGTGCGCCCTACGAAGATCTGCCTGACGACTGGCGTGCACTGACCGTGGCCAGCGGCAAGGCCTGGGCCGAACTGTGCGCGCGTAAGTACCGCTGA
- a CDS encoding P-II family nitrogen regulator, whose amino-acid sequence MSTEKRTLLTVITEAAVEQTLLRDLDRLGVRGYTVSDARGRGSRGVRDAAWGEAANIRIEVICPRVLAESALGHLQDRYYADYAMVAFLHDIEILRPEKF is encoded by the coding sequence CTGTCAACGGAAAAAAGAACCCTGCTCACCGTAATCACCGAGGCCGCCGTCGAGCAAACCCTGCTGCGCGACCTGGATCGGCTGGGTGTGCGTGGCTACACCGTTTCCGATGCCCGCGGACGGGGCAGTCGGGGTGTGCGCGATGCGGCATGGGGGGAAGCGGCCAATATCCGCATCGAGGTGATCTGCCCGCGCGTCCTGGCGGAGTCGGCGCTCGGCCATCTTCAGGACCGCTATTACGCCGACTATGCGATGGTGGCTTTTCTGCACGACATTGAAATTCTCCGTCCCGAAAAGTTCTGA
- a CDS encoding sodium-dependent bicarbonate transport family permease has protein sequence MIDVVVLFFLFGLAAGLLRSELKLPAGFYESLSVFLLLAIGLKGGEGLAQQALGPLVPQLGAVILLGVAQTLIAFAILNGVGRLGRADAAATAAHYGSVSVATFAVGINWLMTRSIAFEPQMAIFLAVMEVPAIMVGIVLARGLGRQTDWRLLAHETFLGKGVTLLLGGMAIGWAAGPEGLAPIKGLFYDLFKGVLALFLLEMGLIVSRQAGELRRRGVFIVAFGLFMPLLSAVLGLGCGMALGLSVGGLTLLATLAASASYIAVPAAMRLAVPQANPALSLGAVLGVTFPFNIMVGIPLYHWLALQLVGVTP, from the coding sequence ATGATCGACGTCGTTGTCCTGTTTTTCCTGTTCGGCCTGGCGGCCGGTCTGCTCCGTTCGGAGCTCAAGCTGCCGGCTGGCTTCTATGAATCCTTGTCGGTGTTCCTGCTGTTGGCCATTGGCCTGAAGGGCGGAGAGGGCCTGGCGCAACAGGCACTCGGCCCGCTGGTGCCGCAACTGGGTGCGGTGATCCTGCTGGGGGTGGCGCAGACGCTGATCGCCTTCGCTATCCTGAACGGCGTGGGGCGGCTCGGGCGGGCGGATGCCGCGGCCACGGCGGCTCACTACGGCTCGGTGAGCGTGGCCACCTTCGCGGTGGGCATCAACTGGCTGATGACGCGGAGCATCGCGTTTGAACCGCAAATGGCGATTTTTCTGGCCGTCATGGAGGTGCCTGCCATCATGGTCGGCATCGTGCTGGCGCGCGGCCTGGGCAGGCAAACCGACTGGCGCCTGCTCGCGCACGAGACCTTTCTGGGCAAGGGCGTGACCCTGCTGCTGGGTGGCATGGCCATCGGCTGGGCGGCCGGTCCCGAGGGGCTCGCCCCCATCAAGGGGCTGTTCTACGATCTTTTCAAGGGCGTGCTGGCCCTGTTCCTGCTGGAGATGGGGCTGATCGTCAGCCGCCAGGCGGGCGAGTTGCGACGACGGGGCGTGTTCATCGTCGCTTTCGGCCTGTTCATGCCGCTGCTGTCGGCGGTGCTTGGACTGGGCTGTGGCATGGCCCTGGGCCTGTCGGTCGGCGGCCTGACGCTGCTCGCCACCCTGGCCGCCAGCGCCTCCTATATTGCGGTGCCGGCGGCCATGCGTCTGGCGGTGCCGCAAGCCAACCCGGCCTTGTCGCTCGGCGCCGTGCTGGGGGTGACCTTTCCTTTCAACATCATGGTCGGTATCCCGCTTTACCATTGGCTGGCCCTGCAACTCGTGGGAGTAACGCCATGA
- a CDS encoding TerC family protein: MNNAISIGEPWMWGAFVAFVLVMLALDLLVFGGRKAHKVGVREAAAWSAVWISLALLFNAGLWWHLNASVGPQIADQKALEFLTGYLIEKSLSVDNVFVFLLIFSSFHVAAEYQRRVLIYGVLGAIVMRAVMILAGAWVVREFSWVLYLFGLFLVVTGMRMLVMAEKTPDLEKNPVLKFARRHLRISEGDHGEKFSVIKNGVRYFTPLFLVLILIEVSDLVFAVDSIPAIFAITTDPFIVFTSNIFAILGLRALYFLMADVADRFHLLKYGLAMVLTFIGAKMLITPWYHMPVAASLAIVAVLIGASVIASLIATRGLSDSTPPAGE, translated from the coding sequence ATGAACAACGCGATCTCCATCGGCGAACCGTGGATGTGGGGCGCCTTCGTCGCCTTCGTGCTGGTCATGCTGGCGCTGGACCTGTTGGTGTTCGGCGGCCGCAAGGCGCACAAGGTGGGCGTCAGGGAGGCGGCGGCCTGGTCGGCGGTCTGGATAAGCCTCGCACTGCTTTTCAATGCCGGCCTGTGGTGGCACCTGAACGCCAGCGTCGGGCCGCAGATTGCCGACCAGAAGGCACTGGAGTTCCTCACCGGCTATCTGATCGAGAAATCGCTGTCGGTGGACAACGTGTTCGTGTTCCTGCTGATCTTCTCGTCCTTTCATGTCGCCGCCGAATACCAGCGCCGGGTGCTGATCTACGGCGTACTGGGAGCCATCGTCATGCGCGCCGTGATGATCCTGGCCGGCGCCTGGGTGGTGCGGGAGTTTTCCTGGGTGCTCTATCTGTTCGGTTTATTCCTGGTGGTTACCGGCATGCGCATGCTGGTGATGGCGGAAAAAACGCCCGACCTGGAGAAAAACCCGGTGCTGAAATTCGCGCGCCGACATCTGCGTATTTCCGAGGGCGATCATGGCGAGAAATTCAGCGTGATCAAGAATGGCGTGCGCTATTTCACGCCGCTGTTCCTGGTGCTGATCCTGATCGAGGTCTCCGACCTGGTGTTCGCCGTGGACTCCATCCCGGCCATCTTCGCCATCACCACCGATCCGTTCATCGTCTTCACCTCCAACATCTTCGCCATCCTGGGGCTGCGGGCGCTCTATTTCTTGATGGCCGACGTGGCGGATCGCTTCCACCTGCTCAAATATGGCCTGGCCATGGTGCTCACCTTCATCGGTGCCAAGATGCTGATCACGCCTTGGTACCACATGCCGGTGGCCGCTTCGCTGGCCATCGTCGCGGTGCTGATCGGCGCCAGCGTGATCGCCAGCCTGATCGCCACGCGCGGGTTATCCGATAGCACACCACCGGCAGGCGAATGA
- a CDS encoding YkvA family protein, with protein sequence MRARLAALARAFKREFAVYRCALAHPDTPWPDKALLGLAVGYALLPFDLIPDFLPVIGQLDDLVIVPGLVWLALRLIPPAVMAECRARDPRY encoded by the coding sequence ATGCGTGCCCGGCTGGCCGCGCTGGCGCGGGCATTCAAGCGCGAGTTCGCGGTGTATCGCTGCGCGCTCGCCCATCCGGATACGCCCTGGCCTGACAAGGCGCTGCTGGGGCTGGCTGTTGGTTACGCCCTGCTGCCGTTCGATCTGATCCCGGACTTTCTGCCGGTCATCGGCCAGCTGGACGATCTGGTCATCGTGCCGGGTCTGGTCTGGCTGGCACTGCGGCTGATCCCGCCCGCCGTCATGGCCGAGTGCCGGGCGCGCGATCCCCGTTATTGA
- the htpX gene encoding protease HtpX: MKRIVLFLATNLAIVLVLSVSMRLLGVEPYLNEQGLNLGSLLIFAAVMGFGGAFISLAISKWMAKKSVGAQVISAPRTPTEQWLVQTVARQAQAAGIRMPEVAIWESPDVNAFATGMSKNRSLIAVSTGLLQTMTREEAEAVLGHEMAHVANGDMVTLALIQGVVNTFVLFLSRVIGHTVDRVIFRTENGHGPAFWVTVIIADLVLGILASIIVMWFSRQREFRADAGGARLAGRGAMIAALERLASLHPQPLPDKLAAFGIAGGGAGGIKRLFMTHPPLAERIAMLKTAR; this comes from the coding sequence ATGAAACGCATCGTGCTTTTTCTGGCCACCAACCTGGCCATCGTGCTGGTGCTGTCCGTCAGCATGCGGCTGCTCGGGGTGGAACCCTACCTGAACGAACAGGGCCTGAACCTCGGTTCGCTGCTGATTTTTGCCGCCGTCATGGGCTTTGGCGGGGCTTTCATTTCGCTGGCCATTTCCAAATGGATGGCCAAGAAGTCGGTGGGTGCCCAGGTCATCAGCGCGCCGCGCACGCCCACCGAACAGTGGCTGGTGCAGACCGTGGCGCGCCAGGCACAGGCGGCCGGCATCAGGATGCCCGAGGTGGCGATCTGGGAGTCGCCCGACGTCAACGCCTTTGCCACCGGAATGAGCAAGAACCGCTCGCTGATCGCCGTGTCCACCGGCTTGCTGCAAACGATGACCCGGGAAGAGGCCGAGGCGGTGCTGGGTCACGAGATGGCCCACGTCGCCAACGGCGACATGGTCACGCTGGCGCTGATCCAGGGCGTGGTGAACACCTTTGTCCTGTTCCTGTCGCGGGTGATCGGTCACACGGTGGATCGCGTGATCTTTCGGACCGAAAACGGCCACGGCCCGGCGTTCTGGGTCACGGTGATCATTGCCGATCTGGTGCTGGGCATCCTCGCGTCCATCATCGTGATGTGGTTCTCGCGCCAGCGGGAGTTTCGCGCCGATGCCGGCGGCGCGCGACTGGCCGGGCGCGGCGCCATGATTGCGGCGCTGGAGCGGCTGGCGAGCCTGCACCCGCAACCGCTGCCCGACAAGCTGGCGGCTTTCGGCATCGCCGGCGGCGGCGCGGGCGGCATCAAGCGCCTGTTCATGACCCATCCGCCGCTCGCCGAGCGCATCGCGATGCTCAAGACGGCACGCTGA
- a CDS encoding HPF/RaiA family ribosome-associated protein, translating into MQVVIHAHGFVLTENLRAHVEQRLQFALNRFQDRVVRVAAHLSDIGGPGGGVDRHCHLQLRLHGLPDIVVKDTEADIHVAVDRAAHRAERTLGRHLRRARGSFDEHFERGDDERIE; encoded by the coding sequence ATGCAGGTCGTAATCCACGCCCATGGCTTCGTGCTGACCGAAAATCTGCGCGCCCATGTGGAGCAACGGTTGCAATTTGCCCTGAATCGTTTTCAGGACCGGGTGGTGCGGGTCGCCGCGCACCTGTCGGATATCGGCGGTCCCGGGGGCGGCGTGGACCGGCATTGCCACCTCCAGCTTCGCCTGCACGGCTTGCCCGATATTGTCGTTAAGGACACGGAAGCAGATATCCATGTGGCGGTGGATCGCGCTGCACACCGCGCCGAACGAACGCTGGGGCGCCATCTGCGGCGCGCGCGCGGCAGCTTCGACGAGCATTTCGAGCGCGGTGACGATGAGCGGATTGAGTAA
- the nhaR gene encoding transcriptional activator NhaR, with translation MLNYKQLYYFWNVAKAGSITRAAERLHLTPQTISGQISELERALGSDLFRRVGRRLELTAAGKLAVSHADEIFQIGNELEQSLRSGASSAELLFRVGVADVVPKSIAYRLLAPAMTLAEPVRLICHEDKLERLFAELAIHQLDLVIADRPLPSELGVKGYSHALGSCAVVFHAVPELATRYRADFPHSLTGAPLLIPGTSAAVRGPLERWFNEHRIQPRIVGEFDDTALMKAFGQAGVGIFPAPAVMAEETQHQYGVQRVGGTGEVVVKYYAISVERRLTHPAVVAVSQAAKQALFLVSDPAP, from the coding sequence ATGCTCAACTACAAGCAGCTTTACTATTTCTGGAACGTCGCCAAGGCCGGCAGCATCACGCGCGCCGCCGAGCGATTGCACCTCACCCCGCAGACCATCAGCGGCCAGATCAGCGAACTCGAACGCGCGCTGGGCAGCGACCTGTTCCGGCGTGTCGGGCGGCGACTTGAGTTGACGGCAGCGGGAAAACTGGCGGTCTCCCACGCCGACGAGATCTTCCAGATCGGCAACGAGCTTGAGCAATCGCTGCGCAGCGGTGCCAGCAGCGCAGAGCTGCTGTTCCGGGTCGGTGTCGCCGACGTGGTGCCAAAATCCATCGCCTACCGACTGCTGGCGCCGGCGATGACGCTCGCCGAACCCGTGCGCCTCATCTGTCACGAGGACAAGCTGGAACGGCTGTTCGCGGAACTGGCCATCCACCAGCTCGACCTGGTGATCGCCGACCGGCCACTGCCCTCCGAACTGGGCGTAAAAGGCTACAGCCACGCGCTGGGAAGCTGCGCCGTCGTCTTCCATGCGGTGCCGGAACTTGCGACCCGCTATCGGGCGGATTTTCCGCACTCCCTGACCGGAGCACCCCTGCTGATTCCGGGTACCAGCGCAGCGGTACGCGGACCGCTGGAACGCTGGTTCAACGAACACCGCATCCAGCCGCGCATCGTTGGGGAGTTTGACGATACGGCGCTGATGAAGGCTTTCGGGCAGGCCGGTGTCGGCATTTTCCCCGCGCCCGCGGTGATGGCCGAGGAAACGCAACACCAGTACGGTGTCCAGAGGGTCGGCGGCACCGGAGAAGTGGTCGTCAAGTACTACGCTATTTCGGTAGAGCGTCGACTCACACACCCGGCCGTGGTGGCGGTCAGCCAGGCGGCAAAACAGGCCCTGTTCCTGGTCAGTGACCCCGCTCCATAA
- a CDS encoding DUF6691 family protein has product MSRILANALCGVLFGVGLALAQMIDPNKVLAFLDLAGHWDPSLVLVMGGGAGVTALLFPWVLRRTRPRLEVRFHLPTRRQIDTRLVIGAALFGIGWGLAGYCPGPALVALTLGTAEPWFFVVAMIAGSLACKVWLDGG; this is encoded by the coding sequence ATGAGCCGCATCCTCGCAAACGCGCTCTGCGGGGTGCTGTTTGGCGTGGGTTTGGCGCTCGCTCAGATGATCGACCCCAACAAGGTGCTGGCCTTTCTGGACCTGGCTGGCCATTGGGATCCGAGTCTTGTCCTCGTGATGGGCGGCGGGGCCGGAGTGACTGCGCTGCTTTTCCCCTGGGTGCTGCGCCGTACACGGCCACGATTGGAGGTTCGGTTTCATCTGCCGACCAGGCGCCAGATCGATACTCGGCTGGTTATCGGCGCCGCTCTGTTTGGCATCGGCTGGGGCCTGGCTGGCTATTGCCCCGGCCCCGCACTGGTAGCACTGACGCTAGGTACCGCCGAACCGTGGTTTTTCGTCGTTGCCATGATCGCCGGTTCGCTGGCCTGCAAGGTGTGGCTGGACGGCGGCTGA
- a CDS encoding YeeE/YedE family protein → MTGFTPFTALGGGFLIGLSAVLLLWLNGRIAGISGILNGALARQPGDSAWRVVFIAGMLAGGAAFWWFTPQAFTPRQGFPMPLLLAAGFLVGFGTRLGSGCTSGHAVCGLGRRSLRSLVATIIFVGCGMLTVYVVRHLLGGQA, encoded by the coding sequence ATGACCGGGTTCACACCTTTCACCGCCTTGGGTGGTGGTTTTCTGATAGGCCTCTCCGCCGTGCTGCTGTTATGGCTGAACGGTCGCATCGCCGGCATCAGCGGCATTCTGAACGGTGCGCTGGCCCGCCAGCCTGGCGACAGCGCCTGGCGCGTGGTCTTTATTGCCGGGATGCTGGCCGGCGGCGCGGCGTTTTGGTGGTTCACGCCGCAGGCCTTCACGCCACGGCAGGGATTTCCGATGCCATTGCTGCTCGCGGCTGGATTTCTGGTCGGTTTCGGCACCCGTCTGGGCAGTGGTTGCACCAGTGGTCACGCTGTGTGCGGCCTGGGCCGTCGCTCGCTGCGCTCGTTGGTGGCGACCATCATCTTCGTCGGTTGCGGCATGTTGACCGTATACGTCGTGCGCCACCTGCTCGGTGGACAGGCATGA
- a CDS encoding MBL fold metallo-hydrolase: MKPDIDSFFDSVTGTWSYLVVDPGTQQAAIIDPVLDFDAASARIARSSADRIVETARQRGLTVAWILETHAHADHLSAAAYLKQQFAAPVAIGIGIREVQETFARVFNLGPDFACDGSQFERLLGDGEVLPLGNLAIRVLATPGHTSDSVSYVVGDAVFVGDTLFLPDAGSARCDFPGGDAATLYRSVHLLFALGEDMRLFVCHDYPPAGREPRCESTVAAQRAGNIHLRDGVNMEAFVQMRTARDATLGMPKLILPAIQVNIRAGDMPPAEDNGGVYLKLPVDML, encoded by the coding sequence GTGAAACCGGACATCGACTCATTTTTCGATTCTGTGACCGGAACCTGGTCGTATCTGGTGGTCGATCCGGGCACTCAACAGGCAGCCATCATCGACCCGGTGCTGGATTTCGATGCGGCATCCGCCAGAATCGCGCGCTCCAGCGCCGACCGGATCGTGGAGACGGCGCGCCAGCGCGGGTTGACGGTAGCGTGGATACTCGAAACCCATGCTCACGCCGATCATCTGAGTGCCGCGGCCTATCTGAAGCAGCAGTTTGCAGCGCCAGTTGCCATTGGCATCGGTATCCGCGAGGTGCAGGAGACCTTCGCGCGCGTGTTCAACCTTGGCCCCGACTTTGCCTGCGATGGCTCTCAGTTCGAGCGCCTGCTCGGCGATGGGGAGGTGCTGCCGCTGGGCAATCTCGCCATCCGCGTGCTGGCAACCCCAGGTCATACCAGCGATAGCGTCAGCTACGTCGTCGGGGATGCGGTGTTTGTGGGGGACACCCTGTTTTTACCCGATGCGGGCAGTGCACGCTGCGATTTTCCGGGCGGAGATGCGGCCACGTTGTACCGGTCGGTCCATCTGCTGTTCGCCCTGGGCGAGGACATGCGGCTGTTTGTGTGCCATGACTATCCGCCGGCTGGTCGCGAACCCCGCTGCGAGAGCACAGTCGCGGCGCAGCGCGCGGGTAACATCCACCTGCGCGATGGCGTGAACATGGAGGCTTTTGTCCAGATGCGCACCGCCCGCGACGCTACGCTGGGTATGCCAAAGCTGATCTTGCCGGCGATTCAGGTCAACATCCGCGCTGGCGATATGCCGCCGGCAGAGGACAACGGCGGGGTCTACCTAAAATTGCCGGTGGACATGCTGTGA
- a CDS encoding ArsR/SmtB family transcription factor, with amino-acid sequence MRTAAGATAAILKAIANEHRLLMLCALAEQPLAVCDLNRHVPLAQSALSQHLARLRGAGLVVTERDGPKIRYALADERTRRLIDVLCAEYGPPAPAPAAA; translated from the coding sequence ATGCGCACCGCAGCCGGCGCCACCGCCGCTATTCTGAAAGCGATCGCCAATGAGCATCGTCTGCTCATGCTGTGCGCCCTTGCCGAACAACCGCTGGCGGTGTGTGACCTGAACCGTCATGTGCCTCTCGCGCAATCGGCACTGTCACAGCATCTGGCACGGCTGCGCGGCGCGGGGCTGGTGGTGACCGAGCGCGATGGTCCCAAAATCCGCTATGCGCTGGCGGATGAGCGCACCCGCCGCCTGATAGACGTACTGTGCGCGGAGTACGGCCCACCCGCACCCGCGCCGGCCGCCGCCTAG